From a region of the Zingiber officinale cultivar Zhangliang chromosome 4B, Zo_v1.1, whole genome shotgun sequence genome:
- the LOC121976506 gene encoding pentatricopeptide repeat-containing protein At1g10270-like, with protein sequence MFFFRHLLLRSIRGGAASDLRSPQLIAALCAPSRHFAFSSAEEAAAERRRRKRRLRIEPPLDALRRDPNAYRQPRDPNAPRLPDSTSALVGPRLNLHNRVQSLIRGGDLDAASSTARHAVFSSVRPTVFTCNAITASMLRAGRLDDVVALFTFFFNQSNIVPNVVSYNILINAHCNAGRVDVALDVYRHILENAPFSPSYVTYRHLTKGLVDADRMQDAIDLLREMLNRGHGADSMVYNTIMAGFIDRGNMERALQFFDELRDRCLVYDGIVHSTLMEAYFKQGMDKEAMDSYQSLLDRQFKMIPATCNVLIETLLKHNKLAEAEAMFENMLNNHSPPGFTAINTDTYNLMVNQRFKEGKFVEAIETFHRQPKKPLIMDVSCFNNIIAKLCENRLLLEAETLFDEMPEKSVNPDATTFRTLIDACFRVGRADDAMEFLEKMIKNSGESPGFRVDVEVYNMIFDGLVKAGRISQAMEVFDKLWERGIRPNMLSYEVLVTALCNVGNLDRARDLFEQMLRSQINATSELSALLSDTFGKAGRSQEIEGLLGGVSSSIVVPQAQQVAV encoded by the coding sequence TGTTCTTCTtccgccacctcctcctccgctcaATCCGCGGCGGCGCGGCCTCTGATCTCCGCAGCCCGCAACTCATCGCAGCGCTATGTGCCCCCTCCCGTCACTTCGCCTTCTCCTCAGCCGAGGAGGCCGCTGCCGAGCGTCGCCGACGTAAGCGCCGCCTACGCATAGAGCCCCCTCTCGACGCTCTCCGCCGCGACCCGAACGCTTATCGCCAGCCGCGTGATCCCAACGCGCCTCGCCTCCCCGACTCCACCTCCGCCCTCGTCGGCCCCCGTCTCAACCTCCACAACCGCGTCCAGTCCCTCATCCGCGGTGGTGACCTCGACGCCGCCTCCTCCACCGCCCGCCACGCCGTTTTCTCCTCCGTCCGCCCCACCGTCTTCACCTGCAACGCCATCACCGCCTCCATGCTCCGCGCCGGCCGTCTAGATGACGTCGTCGCcctcttcaccttcttcttcaaccAATCCAACATCGTTCCCAACGTCGTCTCCTACAATATCCTAATCAACGCCCACTGTAACGCCGGCCGTGTCGATGTCGCCCTCGATGTCTACCGCCACATCCTGGAGAACGCCCCCTTTTCCCCGTCCTATGTCACCTACCGCCACCTCACCAAGGGCCTTGTCGACGCCGACCGCATGCAGGACGCCATCGATCTTCTCCGCGAGATGCTTAATCGCGGCCATGGCGCTGACTCCATGGTCTACAACACCATCATGGCTGGCTTCATCGACCGTGGAAACATGGAGAGGGCTCTTCAGTTCTTCGATGAGCTCCGCGATCGCTGCCTGGTCTACGACGGTATCGTGCATTCGACTCTGATGGAGGCCTACTTCAAGCAAGGAATGGACAAGGAAGCCATGGATTCGTATCAATCGTTGTTAGACCGGCAGTTCAAGATGATCCCTGCCACCTGCAACGTCCTCATCGAGACCTTGCTCAAGCACAACAAGCTGGCCGAGGCAGAAGCAATGTTTGAGAATATGCTAAACAACCACTCCCCGCCTGGCTTCACGGCCATCAACACTGACACCTACAACCTGATGGTTAACCAGCGCTTCAAGGAAGGGAAGTTCGTCGAGGCTATCGAGACATTCCACCGGCAGCCCAAGAAGCCTCTCATCATGGACGTTAGCTGCTTCAATAATATCATTGCAAAGCTCTGCGAGAACAGGTTGCTCCTTGAGGCCGAGACGCTGTTCGACGAAATGCCCGAGAAGTCAGTTAACCCGGATGCAACAACTTTCAGGACTCTGATTGATGCATGTTTCAGGGTCGGGAGGGCAGACGATGCGATGGAGTTCTTGGAGAAGATGATCAAAAATAGTGGGGAAAGCCCTGGCTTCAGAGTCGACGTTGAGGTCTACAACATGATCTTTGATGGATTGGTGAAGGCAGGAAGGATCAGCCAAGCAATGGAGGTTTTTGACAAGCTGTGGGAGAGGGGAATCAGACCTAACATGTTGAGTTATGAGGTTTTGGTTACTGCTCTGTGCAATGTAGGTAACCTGGATCGAGCACGAGATTTGTTCGAGCAGATGCTAAGGAGTCAGATAAATGCTACTTCTGAACTCAGCGCCTTGCTATCAGATACTTTTGGCAAAGCAGGACGAAGCCAGGAGATTGAAGGGCTACTCGGTGGTGTCAGTTCAAGCATTGTTGTTCCTCAAGCACAACAGGTAGCTGTTTGA